From a single Accipiter gentilis chromosome 10, bAccGen1.1, whole genome shotgun sequence genomic region:
- the LOC126043696 gene encoding LOW QUALITY PROTEIN: melanin-concentrating hormone receptor 1-like (The sequence of the model RefSeq protein was modified relative to this genomic sequence to represent the inferred CDS: inserted 1 base in 1 codon): MLSDDVAGGVSCSLMSVPAPGSAGRDWAGGAQRSRAADSAHQLQEGFCLPHSARPPSAPAGKGQRXGGHPIAAADPLGKLAQLSPSLAPGLTAMAPANSSRNFSAPEARNGSVAEKPTPYTNVIMPSLFSIICFLGIVGNLIVIYTIVKKKKLRCKQTVPDIFIFNLSIVDLLFLLGMPFLIHQLLGNGSWYFGAPLCTIITALDTNSQITSTNILTVMTLDRYLATVYPLKSTYVRTPCVAALVICLVWLLSFLTIIPVWMYAGLMPLEDGTVRCALLLPNPETDIYWFTLYQFMLAFAVPLIVICVVYFKILQHMATTVVPLPQRSLRVRTKKVTRMAVAICSAFFICWAPFYILQLVHLGIDTPSMAFFYAYNFAISLGYANSCLNPFLYIALSETFKRQFLVAIRPAKEPCRNSSSVNNNSMTEASVCLKLAPESTQQTQFLEDFSPRSLPVTVAVH, from the exons ATGCTCTCAGACGACGTGGCTGGCGGAGTCAGCTGCTCTTTGATGTCAGTACCTGCTCCGGGTTCGGCGGGGCGGGACTGGGCGGGCGGAGCGCAGCGTAGCCGAGCCGCAGACTCTGCTCACCAGCTACAGGAGGGCTTCTGCCTCCCACACTCCGCCCGGCCCCCGTCCGCCCCGGCGGGGAAAGGCCAGA CGGGGGGGCACCCCATCGCCGCCGCGGATCCACTGGGGAAACTTGCCCAACTTTCTCCATCCCTGGCACCGGGACTCACTGCCATGGCCCCCGCCAACTCCTCCCGCAACTTCTCCGCGCCGGAGGCTCGAAACGGCTCAG TAGCAGAGAAGCCAACACCATACACCAATGTGATAATGCCCAGTCTCTTCAGCATCATCtgtttcctgggcattgtggggaACCTCATTGTCATCTACACTATTGTTAAGAAGAAGAAGCTGAGATGCAAACAGACCGTGCCTGACATTTTCATCTTCAACCTCTCCATTGTGgacctcctcttcctcttgggCATGCCCTTCCTCATCCACCAGCTCCTAGGCAACGGCTCGTGGTACTTTGGAGCTCCCCTGTGCACCATTATCACTGCCCTGGACACAAACAGCCAGATCACCAGCACCAACATCCTTACAGTGATGACACTGGACCGTTACCTAGCAACTGTCTACCCTCTAAAATCTACCTATGTCCGGACCCCATGTGTTGCAGCTCTAGTTATCTGCTTGGTGTGGCTCCTCTCCTTCCTGACCATCATTCCCGTATGGATGTATGCAGGTCTTATGCCTCTGGAAGATGGGACCGTCCGCTGTGCTCTCTTGCTTCCCAACCCAGAGACTGATATCTACTGGTTCACCCTCTATCAGTTCATGCTGGCATTTGCTGTGCCATTGATTGTGATCTGCGTGGTCTATTTTAAGATCCTCCAGCACATGGCCACCACTGTGGTCCCATTGCCCCAAAGGAGCCTCCGGGTACGTACCAAGAAAGTCACCCGTATGGCAGTTGCCATCTGCtctgccttttttatttgttggGCTCCCTTCTACATCCTCCAGCTGGTTCACCTCGGCATTGACACACCATCCATGGCCTTCTTTTATGCCTACAACTTTGCCATTAGCTTGGGCTATGCCAACAGTTGCCTCAACCCCTTCCTCTACATTGCTCTCAGCGAGACCTTCAAGCGCCAGTTCTTAGTGGCCATCCGCCCTGCAAAAGAGCCATGTCGCAACAGCAGCTCTGTCAACAACAACAGCATGACAGAGGCTAGTGTGTGTCTGAAACTGGCACCAGAATCCACCCAGCAGACTCAGTTTCTGGAGGACTTTTCCCCACGTTCACTGCCTGTGACTGTGGCTGTTCACTAG